From the genome of Oscillatoria sp. FACHB-1407, one region includes:
- a CDS encoding tetratricopeptide repeat protein — protein MTDLSFRKILGLNQQTYQRLRVALSLNLRRQIFIAVCDDLALRDRLSARLIEDVTPTSKSQPQQTPAPRYPRLVTLPLNSSDPNPIAQMVQWLTQSPPPLIGNRRAPIPAFQLVGVEQLTREPAAIQRSFLTHLQGIERNLSILESSLILWVPQPWLHTLPDSAPEFWRCRSAVFEFVGDPTPLPAPAQEAPPARSRPPQPIPDPDPIDDAVEAETLASASNGTQEQLWKLLTQDLPELNSEAEPETNGHDTASEEDGFVLQTQTARIAAPVGATSVKVIDAPPAIAVKAKVAAPTRPPAQAPTSPPQIPSSKAPSSKVSPPPPPPKAPSSNAQSHPAQTAKSQANQSSETITVSEADQAVSSKGLLHPSEPAFDDLQSEPMLLMQQIELLHQEQAPPAALAEAYRILGNLYRDRIEQGDVSAQNLTTAIQAYEQVLVWLHETSDWWTDVLNDLGNLYWMLSRYASSPDQALAHLQQGIQAYQLALSKLNYQLQPNAYPMIQNNLGAAYADLARYQDPVENLQRSIQAYQQALRHRKAEHDPLRYASTQNNLGTAYWNLAQHQQPEVYLKQAIAAYSEALHYYNADQEPLSYAMIQNNLGTAYWNLAQHERPQDWLRLALGAYQIALQYRTFATAPSAYAATQNNLGTAYWHLANHSKDDVKQRTEYLQAAIAAYEATLVATEKLATHPQPIPLNFDVSATHNNLGLAHHQLVADPKISLEAAAQSTHLEQALRHHLQALEGWQHKPDFRQTALNCVIQVMRTIYNTGGLAGQNQALGILPGHLLPEVLPKLG, from the coding sequence GTGACTGATCTATCCTTCCGCAAAATTCTAGGACTCAACCAGCAGACGTATCAACGCCTCCGAGTGGCGTTGAGCCTCAATCTACGTCGTCAAATATTTATCGCAGTTTGTGATGATTTAGCATTGCGCGATCGCCTTTCGGCTCGTCTGATTGAGGATGTCACTCCGACAAGCAAGTCGCAACCGCAGCAGACCCCTGCTCCTCGATATCCGCGATTAGTGACTCTGCCCCTTAACTCCAGCGATCCCAACCCGATCGCTCAAATGGTGCAATGGCTGACCCAATCTCCCCCTCCGCTGATTGGCAATCGGCGTGCTCCCATTCCTGCCTTTCAGTTGGTGGGGGTTGAGCAGTTAACCCGCGAACCTGCGGCAATTCAACGGTCATTTTTGACCCACTTGCAAGGCATTGAGCGCAATTTATCGATTCTCGAATCGAGCCTGATCCTGTGGGTGCCACAACCCTGGTTGCATACGCTGCCAGACTCGGCTCCAGAGTTTTGGCGGTGTCGCAGTGCGGTCTTTGAGTTTGTCGGGGATCCCACGCCGTTGCCTGCCCCTGCTCAAGAGGCACCTCCAGCGCGATCGCGTCCCCCGCAACCCATCCCTGATCCCGATCCCATCGACGATGCGGTTGAGGCAGAGACTCTGGCATCTGCAAGCAATGGCACCCAAGAGCAACTCTGGAAGCTATTAACTCAGGACTTGCCAGAACTTAACTCGGAGGCAGAGCCTGAAACGAACGGGCATGATACGGCTTCTGAAGAGGATGGGTTTGTTTTGCAAACTCAAACGGCTCGGATTGCGGCTCCAGTGGGGGCAACCTCTGTCAAAGTCATTGATGCGCCTCCAGCGATCGCAGTCAAAGCTAAAGTAGCCGCTCCGACTCGCCCCCCAGCCCAAGCCCCGACTTCGCCTCCACAAATCCCCTCCTCTAAGGCTCCCTCCTCGAAAGTTTCCCCTCCCCCGCCTCCGCCAAAAGCCCCAAGCTCCAACGCTCAGTCGCATCCAGCACAGACGGCTAAATCTCAGGCAAATCAATCCTCAGAGACAATAACCGTCTCGGAGGCTGATCAAGCCGTTTCCTCAAAGGGGTTACTGCATCCTTCGGAGCCAGCTTTTGATGACTTGCAGTCTGAACCAATGTTGTTGATGCAGCAGATCGAACTGTTGCATCAGGAGCAAGCCCCTCCGGCAGCACTGGCAGAGGCATATCGCATTTTGGGGAACCTCTATCGCGATCGCATTGAACAGGGTGATGTGTCAGCGCAAAACTTGACCACTGCCATTCAGGCTTATGAGCAGGTGTTGGTCTGGTTGCACGAAACCTCGGACTGGTGGACAGATGTGCTGAACGATCTGGGCAACTTGTACTGGATGTTGTCGCGTTATGCCTCTAGTCCCGATCAGGCTCTCGCTCACCTCCAGCAAGGCATTCAAGCCTATCAACTGGCACTCTCTAAGCTCAACTACCAGTTGCAGCCCAATGCCTATCCCATGATTCAAAACAATCTGGGAGCTGCCTATGCTGATTTAGCCCGCTATCAAGACCCAGTTGAAAACTTGCAGCGATCGATTCAGGCTTACCAACAAGCCCTGCGCCATCGCAAGGCAGAGCACGATCCCCTGCGGTATGCCTCAACTCAAAACAACCTGGGCACGGCTTATTGGAACCTGGCACAACATCAACAACCAGAGGTCTATCTGAAACAGGCGATCGCCGCCTATTCTGAAGCGTTGCACTATTACAACGCTGACCAGGAGCCATTGAGCTATGCCATGATTCAAAACAATTTGGGGACGGCATATTGGAATCTGGCACAGCACGAGCGTCCTCAAGACTGGCTACGGTTAGCCCTGGGGGCATATCAGATCGCCCTGCAATACCGTACGTTTGCCACTGCTCCATCAGCCTATGCCGCCACGCAAAATAACCTGGGCACTGCATACTGGCACCTGGCAAACCACAGCAAGGATGACGTTAAACAACGGACGGAATATCTGCAAGCGGCGATCGCTGCCTACGAAGCAACCCTCGTGGCTACCGAAAAATTGGCGACCCACCCACAGCCCATTCCCCTCAACTTTGACGTGTCTGCGACTCACAACAACCTGGGACTTGCTCACCATCAACTTGTCGCCGATCCCAAAATTTCGCTGGAAGCCGCCGCTCAGTCAACCCATTTAGAACAGGCATTGCGTCACCATTTGCAGGCACTTGAGGGATGGCAACACAAACCTGACTTCCGGCAAACGGCTTTGAATTGTGTCATTCAAGTGATGCGGACGATCTACAACACAGGTGGATTGGCGGGACAAAACCAGGCACTCGGAATCTTGCCCGGACATCTGTTGCCAGAAGTGCTGCCCAAACTGGGATAA
- a CDS encoding COP23 domain-containing protein: MKSLFSGHRRNLLGIVSAAISLSMGTLLLSGTALAAIATGETAVKQSSSGDSVPPVESGTRFACQTVNGEHTVMYYPESQPNQAYAWAVPSLLGGGWTPERRCAEISRRLESYRPDGLQELRTGMENGYNVICATTDRNSACRIVLTVPPGQDPVATRDRVFENLAVADSGQQTDGVNTYSGGGQDDLLDRIGEVLNLPSRRRASNGIDLRPFLDRADGGTGARLQGGFSTQSNPNRLNPNNFR; encoded by the coding sequence ATGAAATCTCTATTTTCAGGACATCGTCGTAACCTGCTCGGTATCGTCTCTGCGGCGATCAGCCTGTCTATGGGTACTCTGCTGCTCAGTGGAACGGCTCTAGCCGCGATCGCCACTGGTGAAACGGCTGTTAAACAGTCCAGTTCGGGAGACTCGGTGCCCCCTGTTGAGAGTGGCACTCGCTTCGCTTGCCAAACTGTGAATGGGGAGCATACTGTCATGTATTACCCCGAAAGCCAACCCAACCAGGCTTACGCCTGGGCAGTGCCCTCGTTGTTGGGTGGGGGTTGGACTCCTGAACGTCGTTGCGCTGAGATTAGCCGTCGCTTAGAGTCCTATCGTCCTGATGGATTGCAGGAACTCCGCACGGGGATGGAGAACGGCTATAACGTGATTTGCGCCACGACCGATCGCAACTCCGCCTGCCGCATTGTGTTGACCGTTCCTCCCGGACAAGACCCTGTTGCCACTCGTGATCGCGTCTTTGAAAATCTCGCCGTTGCCGATAGTGGTCAGCAAACCGATGGCGTGAATACCTATTCGGGGGGTGGTCAGGATGACCTGCTCGACCGGATTGGTGAGGTGCTGAATTTGCCCTCGCGTCGCCGTGCCAGCAATGGCATTGATCTACGTCCGTTCCTGGATCGGGCAGACGGGGGAACCGGAGCACGGTTGCAGGGTGGTTTCTCGACTCAATCTAACCCCAATCGCTTGAATCCCAATAACTTCCGCTAG
- the pyk gene encoding pyruvate kinase, whose translation MQSQPSLRRTKIVATIGPATSSPDVLRRLIEAGATTLRLNFSHGTHDDHQRNIRLIRQISFELNQPVGILQDLQGPKIRLGRFENGSIVLQKGDPFILTSVPMPGTQEMSAVTYDMLSEEVPEGATILLDDGRVEMRVEKVDKAEKQLHCRTVVGGVLSNNKGVNFPGVYLSIKALTDKDRADLIFGLDQGVDWVALSFVRNPQDVLEVKELISSAGKHVPVIAKIEKHEAIEQMEAILSICDGVMVARGDLGVELPAEEVPILQKRLILTANRLGIPVITATQMLDSMVGNPRPTRAEISDVANAILDGTDAVMLSNETAVGKYPVEAVETMARIAVRIEQDQPSRNMESAQGRSIPNAISQAVGRISEQLKAAAIMTLTKTGATARNVSKFRPHTPILAVTPHVDVARQLQLVWGVKPLLVLNLPSTGQTFQAALNVAQEKQMLHEGDLVVMTAGTLQGVSGSTDLIKVEVVTAVLGKGIGIGQGSVSGRARVAHSPMDVGNFNPGEILVANRTTADFVEVIRKASGIITEDDSLTSHAAVIGLRLGVPVILGVKDATEVIRDGAILTLDMQRGLVYSGTVVSQTDEALSV comes from the coding sequence ATGCAGTCGCAACCTTCTCTACGCCGAACAAAAATAGTCGCCACTATTGGTCCTGCAACGAGTAGCCCGGATGTTCTGCGTAGACTCATTGAGGCTGGAGCGACAACGCTGCGGCTCAACTTCTCGCACGGCACTCATGACGACCATCAGCGCAACATTCGTCTCATTCGGCAAATCTCGTTTGAACTTAACCAACCCGTGGGAATTCTGCAAGATTTGCAGGGTCCAAAAATTCGGTTGGGGCGATTTGAAAATGGCTCTATCGTCTTGCAAAAAGGCGATCCCTTCATTTTGACCAGTGTTCCCATGCCAGGAACTCAGGAAATGAGTGCCGTCACCTACGACATGCTCTCGGAGGAGGTGCCTGAGGGGGCGACCATTCTATTGGATGATGGTCGGGTTGAGATGCGGGTTGAGAAGGTAGACAAAGCCGAAAAGCAACTCCATTGCCGCACTGTCGTTGGCGGTGTTTTGTCGAATAACAAAGGGGTTAACTTTCCGGGAGTTTATCTCTCGATCAAAGCGTTGACTGATAAGGATCGGGCTGATCTGATCTTCGGGTTGGATCAGGGGGTCGATTGGGTGGCACTCAGTTTCGTTCGCAATCCGCAGGATGTGTTGGAGGTTAAAGAACTGATCTCCAGTGCTGGAAAGCATGTGCCGGTAATCGCCAAAATCGAGAAACACGAGGCGATCGAGCAGATGGAAGCCATTCTCTCCATTTGTGATGGGGTGATGGTGGCACGCGGCGACCTGGGGGTTGAGCTACCCGCTGAAGAAGTGCCGATTTTGCAAAAACGCCTGATCTTGACGGCAAACCGTTTGGGGATTCCCGTCATTACAGCAACGCAAATGCTCGACAGTATGGTGGGCAATCCTCGACCTACCCGCGCTGAAATCTCTGACGTGGCGAACGCCATTCTTGACGGCACCGATGCGGTGATGCTCTCTAACGAGACAGCTGTTGGCAAATATCCGGTAGAAGCGGTCGAGACGATGGCTCGGATCGCGGTTCGGATTGAGCAAGACCAACCGAGTCGCAACATGGAAAGTGCTCAGGGGCGATCGATTCCCAATGCAATCAGTCAGGCGGTTGGACGCATCTCAGAGCAACTGAAAGCCGCTGCTATTATGACTTTGACCAAGACAGGAGCCACGGCTCGAAATGTCTCCAAGTTCCGCCCCCATACGCCCATTCTGGCGGTTACTCCTCATGTAGATGTGGCACGGCAGTTGCAATTGGTCTGGGGTGTAAAACCGTTGCTCGTCCTCAACTTGCCGTCAACGGGGCAGACGTTTCAGGCAGCACTTAACGTCGCGCAGGAAAAGCAAATGCTGCACGAGGGTGATCTGGTGGTGATGACCGCTGGAACACTCCAAGGAGTATCTGGCTCGACCGACTTGATCAAGGTGGAGGTCGTCACAGCGGTTTTGGGTAAAGGCATCGGCATTGGGCAAGGGTCGGTTAGTGGTCGTGCCAGAGTGGCTCACAGTCCAATGGATGTTGGGAACTTTAATCCGGGTGAAATTTTGGTCGCCAACCGCACAACTGCTGACTTTGTGGAAGTTATCCGCAAAGCATCGGGGATCATCACTGAGGATGACAGTTTGACCAGTCATGCTGCTGTGATTGGTCTGCGTCTGGGAGTGCCTGTGATCCTGGGTGTTAAGGATGCCACAGAGGTGATTCGTGATGGGGCGATCCTGACACTAGATATGCAACGGGGGTTGGTTTACTCCGGGACAGTGGTTAGCCAGACTGACGAAGCACTCTCAGTGTAG
- a CDS encoding DUF72 domain-containing protein, which yields MTFRIGCAIWGYKAWVGDLFPIGSRSGDFLNLYSRRFTTVEGNTTFYSIPDRPTVQRWTDETPDGFKFCLKLPRDITHQGTLADRLPNAIAFLEHMSGLGDRLGPLFVQLPPSYSPQQFEDLATFLKGWHSDKAQLAVEVRHGDWFRERESDRLNQLLEKLGVGRVLLDTRPIYECPDDPQVHSERRKPQVPVSFSVTADFSLIRYISHPDLDFNRPYLEEWVTQVNQSLQHGKQVYFFVHCPVEERSPGNARYFQHQLERHAVAVPPLPWDSFEQPPAQLSLF from the coding sequence ATGACCTTTCGAATTGGGTGCGCGATTTGGGGATACAAGGCATGGGTGGGCGATCTGTTTCCTATCGGGAGTCGATCTGGCGATTTTTTGAATCTCTACAGTCGGCGATTCACGACTGTTGAAGGCAATACCACCTTTTATTCGATTCCCGATCGCCCCACCGTTCAACGATGGACTGACGAAACCCCTGATGGCTTCAAGTTTTGCCTGAAGTTGCCAAGAGACATTACCCATCAGGGAACGTTGGCGGATCGCTTGCCGAATGCGATCGCCTTCTTAGAGCACATGAGTGGATTGGGCGATCGCCTGGGGCCCCTGTTTGTGCAGTTGCCACCGAGTTATAGCCCACAGCAGTTTGAGGATTTAGCCACGTTTCTCAAAGGCTGGCACTCCGACAAAGCCCAGTTGGCGGTTGAGGTGCGGCATGGAGATTGGTTTCGAGAACGGGAGAGCGATCGCCTCAACCAGTTACTAGAGAAACTAGGAGTGGGTCGCGTATTACTCGATACTCGCCCCATCTACGAGTGCCCCGACGATCCCCAGGTACACTCAGAGCGGCGCAAACCCCAAGTGCCTGTTAGCTTTTCAGTCACCGCCGACTTTAGCCTGATCCGCTACATCAGCCACCCCGACCTGGATTTCAACCGTCCCTATCTGGAGGAATGGGTAACACAGGTCAACCAGAGCTTGCAGCACGGCAAACAGGTTTACTTCTTTGTGCATTGCCCTGTGGAGGAGCGATCGCCTGGGAATGCCCGTTATTTCCAACACCAATTGGAGCGACACGCCGTAGCCGTTCCACCGCTCCCGTGGGATAGTTTTGAGCAACCTCCCGCTCAGCTATCGTTGTTTTGA
- a CDS encoding glycerol-3-phosphate acyltransferase, protein MLMEAWGVLLIFVVCPILGGLPLIAWITQGLTGRRLDRLGTRNISVSAAFYHGGQVVGILAVLSEAFKGVAAVLLARAFFPHNPAWEIVALIALVIGRYWISRGAGTTNVVWGYITHDWVSAGLIFIISSISFTILRERQLGRLGVLFLLPLITVLRHPHDGGLFGTTIVLSMLLAGIYRKIPDDLELPTDAAQGSSRQMFRFFRGDRAILTLDQPLEAIKVGSKSATLAQLKRWGYPVPMGWVLPPGDDPAPLVELLYPTAEDPLVVRSSAIGEDSDTASAAGVYESILDVTSKPSLEQAIARCQMSYNRPAAVQYRRDSRSEEGGMAVLVQHQVKSVFSGVAFSRDPMTRQGDAVVIEALPGSASQVVSGRFTPEQYRVWLKPNDIPSITADSPPESWLLPSSVELSVEGSGDVPPRLIQQIAYLTRHLETRYHGIPQDIEWSYDGQHIWLLQCRPITTLLPIWTRKIAAEVIPGFIRPLTWSINRPLTCGVWGDLFTLVLGDRSKGLDFNETATLHFSAAYFNASLLGQLFRRMGLPPESLEFLTRGAKFSKPPIASTLRNVPGLMRLVLREWDLDRDFSRDNRKLFLPLLTDLEREQPSELAPADLLQRIDRILVALRRATYYSIMAPLSLALRQALFKVPATKLDSSQTPEVAAMRSLQSLATAARPLLPNVDDLNQHRSTIFAALAENPDGRAVLRQLDQFLEQYGYLSEVGTDIAVPTWREDPKTVREQFVQCLFNPTPLPPPRRKSLNPQVQRVQHRLNLKARVTTVYSRLLAELRWSFVALEKYWIDAGELKQTNDIFFLTFDEIRQVIRADARMNDHLLQQIEQRRSQFEQERTSSKVPSLVYGNAPPRIRAIPPSSQPASRRMQGIGASPGQVEGRVLVAQTMEEGSAVDQDTILVVPYTDSGWSPILARAGGLIAEVGGRLSHGAIVAREYGIPAVMDVHDATQIFQTGQRVRIDGESGVVEML, encoded by the coding sequence ATGTTAATGGAAGCCTGGGGAGTTCTGCTAATTTTCGTGGTGTGCCCGATTTTAGGCGGGTTACCTCTCATTGCCTGGATTACACAAGGATTGACTGGACGACGGCTCGATCGCCTGGGAACCCGCAATATCAGCGTCTCAGCTGCGTTTTACCACGGTGGGCAGGTGGTCGGTATTCTGGCGGTGTTGTCGGAGGCATTTAAGGGTGTCGCCGCTGTATTGCTGGCACGGGCATTCTTTCCGCATAACCCAGCATGGGAAATTGTGGCGTTGATTGCGCTGGTGATTGGACGCTATTGGATTAGCCGAGGAGCAGGCACCACCAATGTTGTCTGGGGTTACATTACCCATGATTGGGTCAGTGCAGGGTTGATTTTTATCATTAGCAGCATCAGTTTTACTATTCTGCGAGAGCGGCAGTTAGGGCGATTGGGGGTCTTGTTTTTGCTGCCGTTGATCACCGTGTTGCGCCATCCCCATGATGGGGGACTGTTTGGCACAACCATTGTGCTGAGCATGTTACTTGCCGGGATTTATCGAAAGATTCCAGACGATTTAGAATTACCAACGGATGCCGCTCAAGGAAGTTCTCGCCAGATGTTTCGATTTTTTCGAGGCGATCGCGCCATTCTCACCCTGGATCAACCTCTGGAAGCTATCAAAGTGGGTTCCAAATCTGCAACACTGGCTCAACTTAAACGCTGGGGTTATCCGGTGCCGATGGGCTGGGTGTTGCCACCAGGAGATGACCCTGCACCGTTGGTTGAATTGCTCTATCCGACAGCAGAAGATCCCCTCGTGGTGCGTTCTTCCGCGATCGGGGAGGACAGCGACACCGCATCTGCCGCTGGGGTGTATGAGTCGATTCTGGATGTTACCAGTAAGCCTAGCTTGGAGCAGGCGATCGCCCGTTGTCAGATGTCCTATAACCGTCCGGCGGCAGTGCAATATCGCCGTGATAGCCGCTCTGAAGAAGGCGGAATGGCGGTGTTGGTGCAGCATCAGGTCAAAAGTGTGTTTTCGGGAGTGGCGTTTAGTCGCGATCCGATGACTCGTCAGGGTGACGCTGTCGTGATTGAGGCGTTACCCGGATCTGCCAGTCAGGTGGTGTCGGGGCGATTTACACCAGAGCAATATCGGGTTTGGCTAAAACCTAACGATATCCCCAGCATTACAGCTGATAGTCCCCCTGAAAGCTGGCTGTTGCCGAGTTCTGTGGAGTTGAGTGTCGAGGGATCGGGTGATGTGCCACCCCGTCTAATTCAGCAGATTGCCTACCTGACTCGGCATTTAGAAACTCGCTATCATGGCATACCTCAGGACATTGAGTGGAGCTATGACGGTCAACACATTTGGCTGTTACAGTGCCGTCCCATCACCACTCTCCTGCCGATCTGGACACGCAAGATCGCCGCTGAGGTCATTCCCGGATTCATTCGTCCTCTGACCTGGTCGATCAACCGACCGCTCACCTGTGGGGTGTGGGGGGACTTGTTTACGCTCGTACTGGGCGATCGCTCTAAGGGATTAGACTTCAACGAAACGGCTACCCTGCACTTCTCCGCTGCCTATTTCAACGCATCACTGTTGGGACAACTATTTCGTCGCATGGGGTTGCCTCCCGAAAGCCTGGAGTTCCTGACGCGAGGAGCCAAGTTCAGCAAACCGCCGATCGCCTCGACTCTGCGAAATGTACCGGGGTTAATGCGATTGGTATTGCGAGAATGGGATCTCGATCGCGACTTTAGCCGAGATAATCGCAAATTGTTTCTGCCACTCCTGACAGACCTGGAACGGGAACAGCCCTCAGAACTGGCTCCCGCTGATCTGTTGCAGCGCATCGATCGCATTCTGGTGGCTTTGCGTCGAGCTACCTACTACAGCATCATGGCTCCGCTAAGTCTGGCATTACGGCAAGCCTTGTTTAAGGTGCCAGCTACCAAGCTTGACAGTAGCCAAACACCCGAAGTAGCTGCGATGCGATCGCTGCAATCTCTAGCAACCGCAGCACGCCCCTTGTTGCCCAATGTGGATGATTTAAATCAGCACCGTTCGACGATCTTTGCGGCTCTGGCAGAAAATCCAGATGGGCGAGCGGTGTTGCGCCAGTTAGACCAGTTTTTGGAGCAGTATGGTTACTTAAGTGAAGTGGGGACTGACATTGCCGTTCCTACCTGGCGCGAAGACCCCAAAACCGTGCGGGAACAATTTGTGCAATGCCTGTTTAATCCGACTCCACTGCCACCCCCCAGACGCAAATCTCTGAATCCACAGGTACAGCGAGTCCAGCATCGCCTCAACCTGAAAGCACGAGTAACTACGGTTTACAGTCGTTTGTTAGCCGAATTGCGATGGAGTTTTGTTGCCCTTGAGAAATATTGGATTGATGCTGGGGAATTGAAGCAGACAAACGACATTTTCTTCTTGACCTTTGATGAGATTCGTCAGGTGATTCGTGCTGATGCTCGCATGAATGACCACTTGTTGCAGCAGATTGAGCAGCGGCGATCGCAGTTTGAGCAAGAGCGTACTTCTTCTAAAGTGCCTTCCCTGGTCTACGGCAATGCCCCTCCTCGCATCCGGGCGATTCCTCCTTCTAGTCAACCTGCCTCGCGCCGAATGCAGGGCATTGGAGCAAGTCCGGGACAGGTCGAGGGGCGAGTGTTGGTAGCACAAACCATGGAGGAAGGCTCCGCTGTGGATCAGGACACCATTCTGGTTGTGCCTTATACCGATTCGGGGTGGTCGCCCATATTGGCTCGTGCCGGGGGATTGATTGCCGAAGTGGGGGGACGGTTATCGCATGGGGCGATCGTCGCTCGTGAGTATGGCATTCCCGCTGTGATGGATGTTCACGACGCAACGCAGATCTTCCAGACTGGGCAGCGAGTCCGCATTGATGGTGAATCAGGCGTGGTTGAGATGCTTTAG
- a CDS encoding sigma-70 family RNA polymerase sigma factor, translated as MSQALPASWSTEADSALTNVQPEKLSNYDLILQCQTGMRPSRNAFAELLRRYQSHVEKVLYHLAPDWSDRADLAQEVWIRVYRNVRRLQEPAKFRGWLSRIATNLFYDELRKRKRVNSPLSLDAPRSVDDGEMDWEIASDDPGPTEELMTHEFYDQLREAIADLPEVFRTTIVLREIEGMAYEEIAEITGVSLGTVKSRIARARQRLQSQLQNYLDGQ; from the coding sequence ATGAGTCAAGCTCTTCCAGCATCGTGGTCAACAGAGGCGGACTCCGCCCTGACCAACGTGCAGCCTGAGAAACTCTCGAACTATGACCTGATTTTGCAGTGTCAGACTGGAATGCGCCCCTCACGCAATGCCTTTGCGGAGTTGCTGCGTCGCTATCAGTCTCACGTTGAGAAGGTGCTATATCACCTCGCTCCTGATTGGTCTGACCGGGCAGATTTAGCACAGGAAGTTTGGATTCGGGTTTACCGCAACGTTCGACGTTTACAAGAGCCAGCGAAGTTTCGCGGTTGGTTAAGTCGAATTGCGACGAACTTGTTCTATGACGAGTTGCGGAAACGGAAGCGTGTGAACAGCCCACTCTCCTTAGATGCACCTCGTAGTGTAGACGATGGTGAGATGGATTGGGAAATTGCCTCTGACGATCCCGGTCCAACTGAAGAGTTGATGACTCATGAGTTTTATGACCAATTGCGGGAGGCGATCGCCGATCTGCCTGAGGTCTTTAGAACAACAATTGTGCTGCGTGAGATTGAGGGGATGGCTTACGAAGAAATTGCTGAGATTACAGGGGTTTCTTTGGGTACTGTGAAATCTCGAATTGCCCGAGCGCGTCAACGGTTGCAATCACAGTTGCAAAATTATTTAGATGGTCAATAG
- a CDS encoding anti-sigma factor family protein encodes MTPNFDSRNNSQPLSSSDASTDYGSSASQPDTLLDNLKRDRFELLSAYLDGEVTASERRQVEHWLDTDPAVQQLYSRLLKLRQAIRTMPVPTAEQPAEQVTQRVFNQINRRQRFAMAWGGVAIAAVFVGVFSSFTPSFQTPSQQFAAEQPASPDTTASNVSSDALMIALDQPLIEIPKATISEPVDPSQLMLYESQTDIR; translated from the coding sequence ATGACTCCCAACTTTGATTCGCGCAACAACTCTCAACCGCTATCCTCTAGCGATGCATCTACTGATTACGGCTCAAGCGCATCCCAACCAGACACTCTATTGGACAACTTAAAGCGCGATCGCTTTGAATTGTTAAGTGCTTATCTCGATGGCGAAGTGACTGCATCCGAGCGTCGCCAAGTCGAACACTGGTTGGACACTGACCCTGCCGTACAGCAGCTCTATTCCAGATTGCTTAAACTACGTCAGGCAATCCGAACGATGCCTGTCCCCACGGCTGAGCAACCCGCCGAACAGGTGACTCAGCGCGTATTTAACCAGATTAATCGTCGGCAACGGTTTGCTATGGCATGGGGTGGAGTGGCGATCGCCGCTGTCTTCGTCGGTGTTTTCTCAAGTTTCACACCTTCGTTTCAGACACCCAGTCAACAGTTTGCGGCTGAGCAACCCGCATCGCCTGATACTACGGCATCCAATGTTTCTTCCGATGCGCTGATGATTGCTCTCGATCAACCTCTGATTGAGATTCCGAAGGCAACTATTTCAGAACCAGTTGATCCATCTCAACTGATGCTGTACGAGTCTCAAACCGATATCCGTTAA
- a CDS encoding gamma-glutamylcyclotransferase family protein — protein MTSTPLSVFVYGTLKPGGFYYKEYCEGRVIKSYEAIALGQLYDLPLGYPAMAAGNDPVWGYVLVFEDPDVLKDLDELEGYEPQRSPDENEYERVWVEVFDHHQQSLGFVWTYIMTAEKALALGGVLLPEGIWIHQSIL, from the coding sequence ATGACCTCTACTCCGCTCTCTGTCTTTGTCTACGGAACACTGAAACCGGGAGGTTTTTATTACAAGGAATACTGTGAGGGTCGAGTTATAAAGAGCTACGAGGCGATCGCACTGGGTCAACTCTACGATCTGCCATTGGGATATCCGGCAATGGCAGCAGGAAATGATCCTGTGTGGGGTTATGTTCTCGTCTTTGAAGACCCTGATGTGCTAAAGGATTTGGATGAACTGGAGGGATATGAGCCGCAGCGATCGCCCGACGAGAATGAATATGAACGGGTCTGGGTCGAGGTGTTTGATCACCATCAGCAATCTCTTGGCTTTGTCTGGACTTACATTATGACCGCAGAAAAAGCGTTGGCACTGGGCGGAGTGTTGCTCCCAGAAGGGATTTGGATTCATCAATCAATCCTTTAA